The following proteins are encoded in a genomic region of Diabrotica virgifera virgifera chromosome 1, PGI_DIABVI_V3a:
- the LOC126886984 gene encoding uncharacterized protein LOC126886984: MNVPSLTDLSIKKICETTVSASYFIEQSPLPWTLTKIILKKFPLYKWETMISSAKNDPIPSYKGIEFIACSKHIPSHLRNVVLGKSDWGSIFEDEHSSYCVWANGYYLKQHRLNVCKSCFFAFKNAHETLNKFLLVRYDHTHEVYDADDIVECVYQQPYYWCNSCFTQVLFDLKDYESCVNALHEMPRNNRFDDSEPEV; encoded by the coding sequence ATGAATGTTCCATCATTGACCGACCTGTCTATCAAAAAAATCTGTGAAACAACAGTATCAGCATCATATTTCATCGAGCAGTCCCCCTTGCCGTGgacattaacaaaaataatattaaaaaaatttcctttatATAAATGGGAAACGATGATAAGCAGTGCTAAAAATGATCCTATTCCTTCATATAAAGGAATAGAATTTATTGCTTGCTCTAAACACATACCGTCACATTTAAGAAATGTCGTATTAGGAAAGTCAGATTGGGGGAGTATATTTGAAGATGAACACTCCAGTTATTGTGTATGGGCTAATGGATATTATCTTAAGCAGCATCGCCTAAACGTATGTAAATCATGTTTTTTTGCATTCAAAAATGCTCATGAGACCTTAAATAAATTTTTACTGGTGCGTTACGACCATACTCACGAAGTTTATGATGCTGATGATATCGTTGAATGCGTATATCAGCAACCATATTATTGGTGCAATAGTTGCTTTACTCAAGTTTTATTCGATTTAAAAGATTACGAGTCTTGCGTTAATGCATTACATGAAATGCCTAGAAATAACAGGTTTGATGATTCTGAACCAGAAGTCTGA